The Trichoderma atroviride chromosome 5, complete sequence genome contains a region encoding:
- a CDS encoding uncharacterized protein (EggNog:ENOG41), which translates to MEIIARLSSEGIHNHSSTSGGSSCISQQPTVVEPTTPLNQLKRTYSTAAQEWDAIEQSTDNSNGFFELIRSTTIGELSSGENSDGSNTRGLSHNSQPRIVNQVKSADTLFKRKNSAAAVEWDRRKQYGEESNALDELMQYQGLEEVKQFFLDVKSKVEICKEQDPDGTMNILSLERFNVVFQGNPGTGKTTVARLYAKFLYDEEILDSEYIEETSGAQLALEGARGIQRIIGNIKGDEGGGVIFIDEAYQLMADHTDRGGKQALDIILTALENNIGGVAAVFVGYKDEMIPFFEHNPGLESRIPYTINFADFDDGELWNIFTDKLRKQYKGRMRVEGSLDGLYVRIAIRRLAQCRGSRGFGNARTVENLLARIRQRQAQRLTREKIKSRDQIPDCFFFTQEDLIGPNPSVTARECPAWIELQGLIGLDEVKQSTERLIGMLELNYQRELREEPPLKFSLNQVFVGAPGTGKTTVAKLYGQILSDLGYLSRGDIILKTPADFVGNCVGMSEAKTKMILESTVGKVLVIDEAYMLDAGDSQKNQDQFKTGIIDTIVSMTQGVPGEDRCIILIGYKDKIRDLFQNANPGLSRRFPVNNPFHFTNFTIDQLIHILRLKMSDDGLVCTTDAIDAARDLLMQALMRPDFTNAGEVNSVLTTAKMNYETRLSQLSLEEKLTVTVLEAVDVDPEFFQRGAMEPARDKTLEGLVDSCILDQLVSYQRSYYMAKKLKLDPRSLVSTNFIFKGPPGTGKKTTARHMSKIFYDMGFVSSKEVVECSATDLIGQYVGHTAPKTRKRLQESLGRVLIISESGRLVSGSFEAEAVKELLQFLADPSNHGRMVIILTGSTADMNKLLAQYPTLSGLFPEEITFTEIPPDNCIKMLLQDLESSVPGIKTDALRDTSSEDYAKVRNLFGTLTAQQSWSNARDIKNLAKQVIRRFISTIEPSDSQHEFSVTCSDVAETLKLMVTLRRNRSRASGADRRSNAPALEVQQQATEPLQSKPAYNYMHGAMNNNISLDTSAQHHVLSRYKTHAQSRSSVTQKAGNPKIDGDQEQESLSSKRFIAREEGVTEANWQNLCNKTRDQSLKHRMRVQGVETLGRQLALFQEKEDKENIEKYQGLFEKGQLEIEKEKKIQKTLREMGRCENGYSWTKEGSGYRCEGGAHFVSDKELSEKL; encoded by the exons ATGGAGATTATAGCCCGTCTCTCTAGCGAAGGCATACATAATCACAGCTCTACTTCTGGCGGATCAAGTTGCATCTCTCAGCAGCCAACTGTTGTTGAACCAACTACACCGCTCAATCAGCTTAAACGTACATACTCCACAGCCGCACAGGAGTGGGATGCCATAGAACAATCTACCGATAATTCCAATGGGTTTTTTGAATTGATACGGTCCACAACGATTGGTGAACTCTCCTCTGGCGAGAATAGCGACGGTTCAAATACCAGGGGACTCAGTCACAACTCTCAGCCGAGAATTGTCAACCAAGTTAAATCAGCGGATACGCTGTTCAAGCGCAAAAATTCCGCAGCTGCAGTGGAGTGGGATCGAAGGAAACAATATGGCGAGGAATCCAATGCTTTGGATGAGTTAATGCAGTATCAGGGGCTGGAAGAGGTCAAACAGTTCTTCCTTGACGTCAAATCTAAGGTGGAGATTTGTAAAGAGCAAGACCCAGATGGAACAATGAACATCCTGAGCTTGGAGAGATTTAATGTCGTCTTCCAGGGAAACCCTGGAACAG GTAAGACGACGGTCGCTAGATTATATGCCAAGTTTCTATACGATGAGGAAATTCTAGATTCCGAATATATCGAAGAGACTTCAGGTGCCCAACTGGCATTAGAAGGTGCAAGGGGCATACAAAGAATTATCGGAAATAtaaaaggagatgaaggaggaGGCGTCATCTTTATTGATGAAGCTTATCAGCTCATGGCCGATCATACAGATCGGGGCGGCAAGCAAGCGCTTGATATTATTCTCACTGCTTTGGAAAATAATATTGGCGGTGTTGCAGCTGTATTTGTGGGGTATAAAGATGAAATGATCCCCTTTTTTGAGCATAATCCAGGCCTAGAAAGCCGGATTCCTTACACCATCAACTTTGCtgactttgatgatggcgaacTCTGGAATATTTTTACGGACAAACTTCGCAAGCAGTACAAGGGCCGCATGCGTGTTGAAGGCAGTTTAGATGGTCTATATGTGCGAATTGCCATTCGTCGCTTGGCTCAGTGCCGAGGAAGTCGCGGGTTTGGTAACGCTCGCACTGTCGAAAATCTGCTTGCTCGAATCAGACAGCGGCAAGCCCAAAGACTAACACGGGAGAAGATCAAGTCGCGGGATCAAATCCCAGactgttttttctttactCAAGAGGACCTAATTGGGCCCAACCCTTCAGTGACGGCGAGAGAGTGTCCTGCCTGGATCGAACTACAGGGACTTATCGGGCTTGACGAAGTTAAGCAATCTACAGAACGCTTAATCGGCATGTTAGAGCTTAACTATCAAAGGGAGTTGCGCGAAGAGCCTCCCCTCAAATTCTCACTGAACCAAGTCTTCGTCGGGGCGCCCGGCACAGGAAAAACAACTGTCGCCAAGCTTTACGGACAAATACTAAGCGACCTAGGTTATCTTAGTCGCGGTGATA TAATCTTGAAAACTCCAGCTGATTTTGTTGGAAATTGCGTCGGAATGTCAGAGGCCAAGACAAAAATGATCCTTGAATCTACAGTCGGCAAGGTCTTAGTCATTGACGAGGCATATATGCTCGATGCTGGCGACTCGCAAAAGAATCAAGATCAGTTCAAAACAGGCATTATCGATACAATTGTATCCATGACCCAAGGTGTCCCTGGCGAAGACCGGTGTATCATCCTCATTGGTTATAAAGACAAGATTCGCGATCTATTTCAAAATGCCAACCCTGGGCTCTCGCGACGCTTCCCTGTTAACAATCCCTTTCACTTCACAAACTTTACTATCGACCAGCTAATACATATTTTACGACTGAAAATGTCGGACGATGGTCTCGTTTGCACTACCGATGCAATCGACGCCGCTCGAGATTTGCTTATGCAGGCCCTCATGCGACCTGATTTCACTAATGCTGGCGAGGTTAATAGCGTGCTTACTACGGCTAAGATGAATTACGAGACTCGTCTATCTCAACTATCTCTTGAAGAGAAGCTAACCGTAACCGTCTTGGAGGCCGTTGACGTTGATCCGGAATTTTTCCAAAGGGGAGCTATGGAACCTGCCCGTGACAAAACGCTTGAGGGCCTAGTTGATAGCTGCATTCTTGATCAGCTTGTTAGCTACCAACGGAGTTACTatatggcaaagaagcttaAGCTAGACCCGAGATCCCTTGTTTCAACgaactttatatttaaaggcCCGCCAG GCactggaaaaaaaacaacagctCGTCATATGAGCAAAATATTCTACGACATGGGTTTCGTTTCAAGTAAAGAAGTAGTCGAGTGCTCAGCAACTGATCTCATTGGCCAGTATGTAGGCCACACTGCACCAAAGACACGAAAAAGGCTTCAAGAGAGTCTGGGTCGCGTGTTGATCATTAGCGAGAGTGGTCGGCTTGTGAGCGGTTCGTTTGAAGCAGAAGCGGTCAAAGAGCTACTACAATTTCTTGCAGATCCTTCTAATCATGGTAGAATGGTGATCATTCTCACTGGTTCAACGGCCGATATGAACAAGCTCCTGGCGCAATACCCGACGCTCTCTGGCCTCTTCCCTGAGGAAATAACTTTTACGGAAATTCCACCTGATAACTGCATAAAAATGCTTTTACAGGATCTGGAAAGCTCAGTGCCTGGCATCAAGACTGATGCTCTCAGAGATACAAGCTCAGAGGATTACGCCAAAGTCAGAAACCTATTCGGCACCCTAACCGCCCAACAAAGTTGGAGCAACGCCCGCGACATTAAGAATCTAGCCAAACAAGTCATCAGGCGATTTATTAGTACGATTGAGCCGAGTGATTCGCAGCACGAGTTCTCAGTTACATGTAGTGATGTTGCTGAGACTTTGAAACTGATGGTTACTCTGAGAAGGAACCGTTCGCGAGCATCGGGAGCTGATCGCCGCTCAAATGCTCCAGCCCTTGAGGTTCAACAACAGGCTACAGAGCCACTACAATCCAAGCCAGCCTACAACTATATGCATGGGGCCATGAACAATAACATTAGCCTTGACACGAGCGCACAGCATCATGTCTTGTCGAGGTACAAGACTCACGCTCAGTCAAGATCTTCTGTAACGCAGAAAGCTGGCAACCCTAAAATAGATGGAGACCAAGAACAAGAATCACTATCAAGTAAACGTTTTATTGCGCGCGAAGAAGGAGTCACAGAAGCGAACTGGCAAAATCTTTGCAACAAGACAAGAGATCAATCACTCAAACATAGGATGCGAGTACAAGGAGTGGAAACATTGGGGCGGCAATTAGCGCTTTTtcaagagaaggaagacaAGGAAAATATTGAAAAATACCAAGGCCTATTTGAAAAAGGCCAGCTGGAAatagaaaaggagaaaaagatcCAAAAGACTCTTCGAGAAATGGGTCGTTGCGAAAATGGGTATTCCTGGACCAAAGAAGGAAGCGGATATCGATGCGAAGGAGGAGCGCATTTTGTATCAGATAAAGAACTTTCGGAAAAGCTATAA